Proteins from one Acetoanaerobium noterae genomic window:
- a CDS encoding pyridoxal phosphate-dependent aminotransferase → MAKEVKLSDRVHGADTKASSKMLNIDESEIIDFSSNVNIFTSQIDFQAIFSNITTTLNKYPDINYEELRNTLSNIYNVKSSNIIPGNGATELIYLIMKLPQIEKIGIFHPTFCEYERAAKISGKNPVDLSFDLLKQENEALLQNAIEDLDMVVICNPNNPTGEIKNLSKLIDIANKNSTLVFVDETFIDFTDNKEYSMLGQINNYNNVIILKAITKFYAMPGARLGYIFTSNEKLIDMLWQYKEPWTINVFAEQLVKHLQTEIITSKTHYYYKDEIKRLISIYEDMNVKTKQSVTNYLLLRLPTGFSGTAIKAVLLKNYKLLIRTCTDFRGLDDTYIRIAIKDSKSNTLLANAIRQILCMEVI, encoded by the coding sequence ATGGCTAAAGAGGTAAAGCTATCAGATAGAGTACATGGAGCTGATACAAAGGCTTCTTCAAAGATGCTCAATATAGATGAATCTGAAATAATAGATTTTAGTTCAAATGTTAATATTTTTACCTCACAAATAGATTTTCAGGCTATTTTTTCAAATATTACAACCACCCTAAATAAATATCCTGATATTAATTATGAAGAGCTTAGAAACACTTTATCAAATATTTACAATGTGAAATCATCTAATATAATACCTGGAAATGGAGCAACAGAATTAATTTATTTGATAATGAAGCTACCTCAAATTGAAAAAATAGGAATATTTCATCCAACCTTTTGTGAATATGAAAGAGCGGCAAAAATATCAGGCAAGAATCCAGTGGATTTAAGTTTTGACTTGTTAAAGCAAGAAAATGAAGCTTTACTTCAAAATGCTATTGAGGATTTGGATATGGTAGTAATATGCAATCCTAACAACCCAACTGGTGAGATAAAAAATCTTTCAAAGCTTATAGATATTGCAAATAAGAATAGTACACTCGTATTTGTAGATGAAACCTTTATCGATTTTACTGACAACAAAGAGTATTCGATGCTAGGTCAAATAAATAATTATAATAATGTAATTATCTTAAAAGCAATAACAAAGTTTTATGCTATGCCAGGAGCAAGATTAGGCTACATATTCACATCAAATGAAAAGCTTATTGATATGCTTTGGCAGTATAAAGAGCCTTGGACAATAAATGTGTTTGCAGAGCAGTTAGTAAAGCATTTACAAACAGAGATTATAACAAGTAAAACACATTATTATTATAAAGACGAAATTAAACGCTTGATTTCAATTTACGAAGATATGAATGTAAAGACAAAGCAATCAGTAACAAATTATTTGCTTTTAAGACTACCGACAGGCTTTAGTGGGACTGCTATAAAAGCAGTACTTCTCAAAAATTACAAATTGTTAATAAGAACATGTACGGACTTTAGAGGCTTAGACGATACCTATATAAGAATCGCAATTAAGGATTCAAAGTCCAATACACTTCTTGCTAATGCTATAAGACAAATACTTTGCATGGAGGTGATTTGA
- the cbiB gene encoding adenosylcobinamide-phosphate synthase CbiB has protein sequence MNLIYSILIAFILDLIFGDPYSFPHPTRFIGKYINFMEASLRKSFKSQSQLKFAGFILMLTTVALTYAITFSLVKLSFGINESVGVLIEGFILYTTFSVKCLKDEAVKIYKALETGDIEKSRLALSYIVGRDTTSLEFKEIIRAVVETVAENTVDGFLSPLFYAAIGGAPLAMAYKAINTLDSMVGYKNDKYINLGYFSAKTDDIANLIPARLSTLFMSIGSLLAGGNAKKAFIISIRDRKNHKSPNCAFAEGAVAGALGIQLGGTNVYFGQEVYKPTIGDKLREINNDDILSTCKIMYMTATSAVITTTALLAIKEFM, from the coding sequence GTGAATCTAATTTATAGCATCCTAATAGCATTTATACTGGATTTGATATTTGGAGATCCCTATAGCTTTCCGCATCCGACTAGATTTATAGGAAAATACATAAATTTTATGGAAGCCAGCCTAAGAAAGAGCTTTAAATCTCAATCTCAGCTCAAATTTGCTGGATTTATCCTAATGCTAACTACAGTTGCTTTAACTTATGCAATTACATTCTCACTTGTAAAGCTATCTTTTGGAATAAATGAGTCTGTAGGTGTATTGATAGAAGGTTTTATACTTTACACTACTTTTTCAGTTAAGTGCCTTAAAGATGAAGCCGTAAAGATATATAAAGCCTTGGAAACTGGCGATATAGAAAAATCTAGGCTAGCACTTTCTTATATAGTAGGCAGAGATACTACAAGCCTAGAATTCAAGGAAATAATTAGAGCGGTAGTAGAAACTGTGGCGGAAAATACAGTTGATGGGTTTCTTTCACCACTGTTTTACGCAGCAATTGGTGGAGCACCTCTTGCTATGGCGTACAAAGCTATAAATACCCTTGATTCTATGGTTGGATATAAAAATGACAAGTATATAAATCTAGGTTATTTTTCTGCTAAAACAGACGATATTGCAAACCTTATTCCAGCTAGACTCAGCACTTTATTTATGAGTATAGGAAGCTTACTAGCCGGAGGAAATGCAAAAAAAGCTTTTATTATAAGCATCAGAGATAGAAAAAATCATAAAAGTCCTAATTGTGCTTTTGCTGAAGGAGCAGTAGCTGGAGCTTTAGGAATACAGCTTGGAGGAACAAACGTATATTTCGGCCAAGAAGTATATAAGCCAACAATAGGAGATAAGTTAAGAGAGATTAATAACGACGATATTTTGTCCACATGTAAGATTATGTATATGACAGCTACGTCTGCTGTAATTACAACTACAGCTTTATTAGCAATAAAGGAGTTTATGTAA
- a CDS encoding cobyrinate a,c-diamide synthase, with amino-acid sequence MDRIMIAATHSGAGKTTITSGLMRALKDKGLKVQPYKVGPDYIDTSYHKQASGLDSHNIDEFILPKDEIRNIFAAYAKTSDISIIEGVMGVYDGYQSDSDYCSSASMAKILNCPVILVIDARAMAGSAAALVKGFVEFDKDLDIVGVILNNVSSENHYDILKQAIEKNVNVKVLGRIPKNSDISLPSRHLGLVMQSELDDSEQKLQTMADLVTTYLDLDEIIKISKAKSTWESKRAIKRSDKNLTLAVAFDKAFNFYYPDTLNILKLAGIKLEYFSPISDSELPECDGIYFGGGYPEIFARELSNNTKMRASIKEASNNNMPIYGECGGLMYLGGYLIDSDGNKFDMTGILSGYSKMSAKLQRFGYCQGKLNESTIIGEKGQIVRGHEFHHSEFITDLEPVYSMEKEMSDYSIKTWAGGYKYKNTFGTYLHTHFASDYNLIYKFCSALEEYSESNL; translated from the coding sequence ATGGATAGGATTATGATAGCTGCAACTCATAGTGGAGCAGGAAAAACTACAATCACAAGTGGATTGATGCGTGCGCTTAAGGATAAAGGTCTAAAAGTTCAGCCATATAAAGTAGGACCAGATTATATTGATACAAGCTACCATAAACAGGCCTCTGGATTAGATTCACATAATATAGACGAATTCATACTTCCAAAAGATGAAATAAGAAATATTTTTGCAGCCTATGCAAAGACATCGGATATATCAATAATAGAAGGAGTAATGGGCGTATATGATGGCTATCAATCAGACAGTGATTACTGTTCTAGTGCGTCTATGGCAAAAATTTTAAATTGCCCTGTTATTTTAGTAATAGATGCAAGGGCTATGGCAGGTTCAGCGGCTGCTTTAGTAAAAGGCTTCGTTGAGTTCGATAAAGACCTCGATATAGTGGGAGTAATTTTAAACAATGTTTCTAGCGAGAATCACTATGACATATTAAAGCAGGCAATAGAGAAAAATGTAAATGTGAAAGTATTAGGTAGGATACCTAAAAATTCAGATATATCATTACCATCTAGACATCTTGGACTAGTGATGCAATCAGAGCTGGATGATTCAGAGCAAAAATTGCAGACAATGGCAGACTTGGTTACTACATATTTGGATTTAGATGAAATTATAAAAATAAGCAAAGCAAAATCAACTTGGGAGTCTAAGCGAGCAATAAAAAGAAGTGATAAGAATCTAACGCTAGCTGTTGCTTTCGATAAAGCTTTCAACTTTTATTATCCAGATACGCTTAATATACTTAAGCTTGCAGGTATAAAGCTAGAATATTTTAGTCCGATAAGTGACAGTGAGCTTCCAGAATGTGATGGAATATATTTTGGAGGAGGATATCCTGAGATTTTTGCTAGAGAGCTATCTAATAACACTAAAATGAGAGCTAGTATTAAAGAGGCTTCTAATAATAACATGCCTATTTATGGAGAATGCGGCGGACTTATGTATTTAGGAGGTTATCTGATAGATAGTGATGGCAACAAATTTGATATGACTGGAATTCTATCTGGATACAGTAAGATGAGCGCAAAGCTCCAAAGATTCGGATATTGCCAAGGAAAACTTAATGAGTCAACCATAATAGGAGAAAAAGGGCAAATAGTAAGAGGGCATGAATTTCACCATTCAGAATTTATAACAGATTTAGAGCCTGTATATAGCATGGAAAAAGAAATGTCAGATTATAGTATAAAAACCTGGGCAGGAGGATATAAGTACAAAAATACATTTGGAACCTATCTTCATACTCATTTTGCTTCAGACTACAATCTTATATATAAATTTTGCTCAGCTTTGGAGGAATACAGTGAATCTAATTTATAG
- a CDS encoding HAD family hydrolase yields the protein MKKIAAFFDIDGTFYRDSLMTEHFKKLIKYDIIDPLMWHAHAKEAFNDWDKRQGNYDDYLLELAGVYIDTLTGVPRESIEFTSQNVIDQKSERVYRYTRSRIKWHKESGHTVIFISGSPDYLVKRMAKKYNVTEYKATEYIFKDDIFTGRIVPMWDSKSKDKAIDYFVEKHDLDLSKSYAYGDTHGDFSMLKRVGYPIAINPAKELLNDIKNDEGLRKRAEIIIERKDVIYSFTPDQITTLL from the coding sequence ATGAAAAAAATTGCAGCTTTTTTTGATATAGATGGTACTTTTTACAGGGATTCTCTAATGACGGAGCATTTTAAGAAATTGATTAAATACGATATCATAGATCCTCTAATGTGGCATGCTCACGCAAAGGAAGCTTTCAATGACTGGGATAAGCGTCAGGGTAATTATGATGATTATCTTCTTGAGCTAGCTGGAGTTTATATAGATACTCTTACTGGAGTGCCTAGAGAAAGTATTGAGTTTACAAGTCAAAATGTAATAGACCAGAAATCAGAACGAGTATATAGATACACTCGTTCAAGAATAAAGTGGCATAAAGAAAGTGGTCATACCGTAATATTTATTTCCGGAAGCCCTGATTACTTGGTTAAACGAATGGCAAAAAAATACAATGTAACTGAATACAAAGCTACTGAGTATATATTTAAGGATGATATTTTCACTGGCAGAATAGTTCCTATGTGGGACTCAAAAAGCAAAGACAAAGCTATTGATTATTTTGTTGAAAAACATGATTTAGACCTTTCTAAGTCCTATGCTTATGGTGATACTCATGGAGATTTTTCAATGCTAAAGCGCGTAGGCTATCCTATTGCTATAAATCCAGCTAAAGAGCTGCTAAACGATATAAAAAATGATGAAGGCTTAAGAAAAAGAGCTGAAATTATAATTGAAAGAAAGGATGTAATCTATTCTTTCACTCCTGACCAAATTACCACTTTATTATAA
- a CDS encoding glutathione peroxidase, producing MNIYDFTAKDIDGNLVSLQDYKGKVLIVVNTASKCGFTPQYEDLQKLYDNYKDKGVEILGFPCNQFMDQEPGTNQETKSFCSLNYGVNFPLFEKTDVNGKFAHPLFKYLVSEAPFKGFDMSNPTNKMLDAMLKDKFPEFAVGDAVKWNFTKFIIDKEGNVVNRFEPATEPMDMVSTIENLL from the coding sequence ATGAACATTTATGATTTTACTGCTAAGGATATCGATGGTAATTTAGTTTCTCTTCAAGATTATAAAGGTAAAGTACTTATAGTTGTAAACACGGCTAGCAAATGTGGCTTTACTCCCCAATACGAGGATTTACAAAAGCTATATGATAATTACAAGGACAAAGGGGTAGAGATTTTAGGTTTCCCATGTAATCAATTTATGGATCAAGAACCTGGAACAAACCAAGAAACAAAATCTTTTTGTTCTCTTAACTACGGTGTTAACTTTCCACTATTCGAAAAAACAGATGTAAATGGGAAATTTGCTCATCCATTATTTAAATATTTAGTGTCTGAAGCTCCATTTAAAGGTTTTGATATGTCAAATCCTACAAACAAAATGCTAGATGCTATGCTAAAGGATAAATTCCCTGAATTTGCTGTAGGCGATGCTGTAAAATGGAACTTTACAAAGTTTATCATCGATAAAGAAGGTAATGTAGTTAATAGATTTGAACCTGCTACAGAGCCTATGGATATGGTTTCCACTATAGAAAATTTATTATAA
- a CDS encoding MarR family winged helix-turn-helix transcriptional regulator: MKPEDKLKLDNQLCFAVYVASKEIIKQYKPFLDPLGLTYTQYITLLALWEKSDISVKELGQRLFLDSGTLTPLLKKLEAMNLIERVRSSDDERLIIVSLTKKGLDLKKEVIDIPDKIICSTNLNIENAVSLKKHLDILLDGMCK; encoded by the coding sequence ATGAAACCTGAAGATAAATTAAAGCTAGATAATCAACTATGCTTCGCAGTATATGTGGCATCCAAAGAAATAATAAAGCAATACAAACCTTTTCTGGACCCACTAGGATTGACTTACACTCAATATATAACCTTGCTTGCTCTTTGGGAAAAAAGTGATATTTCTGTTAAGGAATTAGGACAAAGATTATTTTTAGATTCTGGTACCTTGACTCCTTTGCTAAAGAAGCTAGAAGCCATGAATTTAATTGAGAGAGTACGCTCAAGTGATGATGAAAGACTAATAATCGTTTCTTTGACAAAAAAAGGGCTGGATTTAAAAAAAGAAGTTATTGATATACCTGATAAAATCATATGCTCAACAAATTTAAATATAGAAAATGCAGTTTCTTTGAAAAAACATCTTGATATATTACTTGACGGTATGTGTAAATAA
- a CDS encoding cob(I)yrinic acid a,c-diamide adenosyltransferase, whose product MKNQGLIHVYTGDGKGKTTASVGLGMRAAGRDFKVVMVQFLKSSDTGELKVIEKLDNFEVHRFERPRGFFWTLNDKEKLELQEDIDKAMQFVKDRLESGDCDLLILDEVMGSIKNKLIDVDKLVNMLKNRKPHMEVVLTGRNVPAEIVEIADYVSEINPIKHPFEKGIPARRGIED is encoded by the coding sequence ATGAAAAATCAAGGCTTAATTCACGTTTATACTGGAGATGGAAAAGGTAAGACTACTGCATCTGTTGGACTAGGTATGAGGGCGGCAGGCAGAGATTTCAAAGTTGTTATGGTTCAGTTCTTAAAATCTTCTGATACAGGGGAGCTTAAAGTTATAGAAAAGCTTGATAATTTTGAGGTTCATAGATTTGAAAGGCCAAGAGGATTTTTTTGGACTCTAAATGATAAAGAAAAGCTTGAGCTTCAAGAAGATATTGATAAAGCAATGCAGTTTGTAAAGGATAGATTGGAATCAGGTGATTGCGATTTATTGATTTTAGATGAAGTTATGGGAAGCATAAAAAACAAGCTGATAGATGTTGATAAGCTAGTAAATATGCTAAAAAATAGAAAGCCTCATATGGAAGTTGTACTTACAGGAAGAAATGTTCCAGCTGAAATTGTTGAGATTGCAGATTACGTTTCAGAAATAAATCCAATCAAGCATCCTTTTGAAAAAGGAATTCCAGCGAGAAGAGGAATAGAGGATTAA
- a CDS encoding transglutaminase domain-containing protein, whose product MKNKLDKNLRGMLFLGLTLVMASSFTQKIYSLGVKEKTRESVAQALSIAGEKIGYRRINLDPRLVALTGEELKYVNLNIDIALKTIIKPEHTDREKLKVIYDYVVENLTYDYSTVNNSAYQALKQRRTMCAGYSQLFYLMSKKAGFDVSYVIGEAGNDLHIWNKIKLGEDNYYIDTTWASKDKAKRYEYFLIDANSLSKTHTWK is encoded by the coding sequence ATGAAAAATAAATTAGATAAAAACCTCAGAGGAATGCTTTTCTTAGGACTTACGCTTGTTATGGCATCTTCGTTTACTCAAAAAATTTATTCCTTAGGAGTGAAGGAAAAAACAAGAGAATCAGTTGCACAGGCATTGTCTATTGCTGGAGAGAAGATTGGATATAGAAGAATAAATTTAGATCCTAGATTAGTAGCACTTACTGGAGAAGAATTGAAATATGTAAATCTCAATATAGATATTGCTCTAAAAACTATAATAAAACCAGAACATACAGATAGAGAAAAATTAAAAGTAATTTATGATTATGTAGTAGAAAACTTAACTTATGATTATTCTACGGTTAACAATTCTGCATATCAGGCATTAAAGCAAAGAAGAACCATGTGCGCAGGCTATTCTCAGTTGTTTTATTTGATGAGTAAAAAAGCTGGATTTGATGTAAGCTATGTAATTGGAGAAGCGGGGAACGATTTACACATTTGGAATAAAATTAAGCTAGGTGAGGACAATTACTATATAGATACAACATGGGCGAGTAAGGACAAAGCTAAAAGATACGAGTATTTTTTAATAGATGCAAATAGCCTTTCAAAAACTCACACATGGAAGTAA
- a CDS encoding PilZ domain-containing protein yields MEDRRKHNRIPFKVSLVVDSLFKQNNTKIENLDAEITVYDISPRGVGFYSKADLPIDFYFDAEISFDENRHFLTVLRIVRKTDLEDGYNYGCEFVGLADNLALIINEYAEVQKQ; encoded by the coding sequence ATGGAAGATAGAAGAAAACATAATCGTATACCATTTAAAGTAAGTTTAGTAGTAGATTCCCTTTTCAAACAAAACAATACTAAAATTGAGAATTTGGATGCTGAAATAACTGTTTACGATATATCTCCTAGAGGTGTTGGTTTTTACTCAAAAGCAGATTTGCCTATCGATTTTTATTTCGATGCTGAAATTTCTTTTGATGAAAACAGACATTTTTTGACAGTTCTTCGAATAGTTAGAAAAACAGATTTAGAAGATGGCTATAACTACGGATGTGAGTTTGTAGGATTGGCTGATAATTTAGCACTCATAATAAATGAGTATGCAGAAGTTCAAAAGCAATAG
- a CDS encoding DEAD/DEAH box helicase: protein MRTFYDLGINTDNIDKLRNMYITKPTKIQEQAIPLILKGKDIIGKAQTGTGKTLAFVLPLIQMLDENISTPQVLILTPTRELALQITTVVEELLKDSAFDVVSVYGGHDVEKQKNQLKNNAQFVVGTPGRILDHIREGSINFKNLKHVVIDEADQMMAFGFMEDLDLLFDKTPEKMQKMIFSATIPDMIRKLARKIMNNAINIDIDPESVVIDNIRQVVVRTTEERRLQSLEMALKEFKPFMAMIFCKSKERANELYDNMVNLRYDVEILHGDFSQNKRENIMKRFRELKFPFLVTTDISARGMDIDGITHVFNYDIPRQIEYYIHRVGRTGRAGEKGIAVSFVSDKEVEQMKKIQKTVGISIPEVYDRSSDERKRMNIETLLEGKVKTKEVRYRKTTKSKPSLVNARKSGKKRTNPRKGSSK from the coding sequence ATGAGAACATTTTACGATTTAGGTATTAATACAGATAATATAGATAAACTGAGAAATATGTATATTACGAAACCAACAAAAATTCAAGAGCAGGCTATTCCTCTAATTCTTAAAGGAAAAGATATTATTGGAAAAGCTCAAACAGGAACAGGAAAAACCTTGGCATTTGTGTTACCTTTAATTCAGATGCTGGATGAAAATATATCTACACCTCAAGTACTTATATTAACACCGACAAGAGAATTAGCACTTCAGATTACTACTGTTGTTGAAGAATTGCTTAAGGACTCAGCTTTTGACGTGGTATCAGTTTACGGAGGCCATGATGTTGAAAAGCAAAAGAACCAATTAAAAAATAATGCACAATTTGTAGTAGGTACGCCAGGTAGAATTTTGGATCACATAAGAGAAGGCAGCATAAACTTCAAAAATCTAAAGCATGTAGTAATAGATGAAGCTGACCAGATGATGGCATTTGGATTTATGGAGGATCTTGATTTACTTTTTGATAAGACTCCAGAAAAAATGCAAAAGATGATTTTCTCTGCTACTATTCCTGATATGATAAGAAAGCTAGCAAGAAAAATAATGAATAATGCTATTAATATAGATATAGACCCAGAGAGCGTAGTAATTGACAATATCAGACAAGTTGTAGTCAGAACAACGGAAGAAAGAAGACTTCAATCATTAGAAATGGCATTAAAAGAATTTAAACCGTTTATGGCTATGATATTTTGTAAATCAAAAGAAAGAGCCAATGAGCTTTATGACAATATGGTAAATCTTAGATACGATGTAGAAATCTTACATGGAGATTTTTCACAAAACAAGCGTGAAAATATAATGAAACGATTTAGAGAACTGAAATTTCCTTTTCTTGTAACTACAGATATTTCAGCTAGAGGAATGGATATAGATGGAATAACTCATGTTTTCAATTACGATATTCCAAGACAAATAGAATACTATATTCATAGAGTAGGAAGAACAGGTAGAGCAGGAGAAAAAGGGATTGCCGTTTCATTTGTATCTGATAAAGAAGTAGAGCAAATGAAAAAAATTCAAAAAACAGTTGGAATTTCTATTCCTGAAGTATATGATAGAAGTTCTGATGAAAGAAAGAGAATGAATATAGAAACCTTATTAGAAGGAAAAGTTAAAACTAAAGAAGTAAGATATAGAAAAACTACTAAATCTAAGCCTTCACTTGTAAATGCAAGAAAAAGCGGGAAAAAAAGAACAAACCCAAGAAAAGGCTCATCTAAATAA
- a CDS encoding glycoside hydrolase family 13 protein, with protein sequence MKPASDIGLYFDSWDETFKKPFGAIERNSKVDFKISFEPTISSKINRIDMELFYEDKKMFIEMNHDSEFYYISWKFEHIGLYFYRFVIYIDHHRYFLAPEYLATGGLALLYEDEKAPSYQLTVHGKIEKVPEFYSEGTVYQIFVDRFANGNENGQLLDIKPNSYIYSSWEDTPSYIKGPNGEILRWDFYGGNLKGVIDKLDYLKQLGVTCIYLNPIFLARSCHKYDTADYSKIDSMFGDEEIFKELIEKAKNKNMYIILDGVFSHTGSDSIYFNKYGNYSSIGAYQSKESKYFSWFKFKNHPESYDSWWGIGDLPNVNEMEPSYLEFITGEEGIVAKWMKMGIKGFRLDVADELPEEFIKILRKRMKSIDKDSVLLGEVWEDATNKISYGERRQYMLGESLDSVTAYPYRRTLFNFINREISAQTFYNICTMFKENYPKEYYKSSLKMIGSHDVQRAMTELGSERKFLLAVTMQLLFLGPVLIYYGDEVGLTGGKDPENRATYPWDSYEHLGFKYEAKTNPRKNLNVFNHYKKILEIRTNEPVIKKGNVSYLVLSKRSIAYRRFDDKNEIYVIANSSELSEEVIIETNSKKFIDLLTGEELFVTGDRLELIIDGESSRIIKRM encoded by the coding sequence ATGAAGCCCGCCTCTGACATAGGACTTTATTTTGATTCATGGGACGAAACTTTTAAAAAACCTTTTGGTGCAATTGAAAGAAATTCAAAAGTAGATTTTAAAATATCCTTTGAACCTACAATTTCGAGCAAAATAAATAGAATAGACATGGAGCTTTTTTATGAAGATAAGAAAATGTTCATAGAAATGAACCATGACAGTGAGTTTTATTATATAAGCTGGAAGTTTGAACATATTGGCCTTTATTTTTATAGATTTGTAATTTATATAGACCACCATAGATACTTTCTTGCACCAGAATATTTGGCCACTGGTGGGCTTGCTTTACTATATGAAGATGAAAAGGCTCCATCATACCAGCTTACTGTTCATGGGAAAATAGAAAAGGTTCCAGAATTTTATAGCGAAGGGACAGTTTATCAGATTTTTGTAGATAGATTTGCAAATGGAAATGAAAACGGTCAGCTATTAGATATAAAGCCGAATAGCTATATATATTCATCTTGGGAGGATACTCCTTCCTACATAAAAGGGCCAAATGGAGAGATACTAAGATGGGATTTTTATGGAGGCAATCTAAAAGGAGTAATAGATAAGCTAGATTATCTGAAGCAGCTTGGTGTAACTTGTATTTATCTTAATCCAATTTTTTTAGCAAGAAGCTGCCACAAATACGATACAGCAGATTATTCAAAAATTGATTCAATGTTTGGTGATGAAGAGATTTTTAAAGAGCTAATAGAAAAAGCTAAAAATAAGAATATGTATATTATTTTAGATGGAGTATTTAGCCATACTGGTAGTGATAGCATTTATTTTAATAAATATGGTAATTATTCTAGTATAGGAGCCTATCAATCAAAAGAATCAAAATACTTCAGCTGGTTTAAATTTAAAAATCATCCAGAAAGCTATGATTCGTGGTGGGGGATAGGTGATTTGCCAAATGTAAATGAAATGGAGCCTTCATATCTTGAGTTTATAACAGGTGAAGAAGGAATAGTAGCCAAGTGGATGAAAATGGGCATTAAGGGTTTCAGACTAGATGTAGCAGATGAACTTCCAGAGGAATTTATTAAGATTCTTAGAAAAAGAATGAAATCAATAGATAAGGATAGTGTCCTTTTAGGAGAAGTTTGGGAAGATGCCACTAATAAAATATCATATGGAGAAAGAAGGCAGTATATGTTAGGAGAGTCACTAGATTCTGTAACTGCTTATCCATATAGAAGAACTTTGTTTAATTTTATAAATAGAGAAATAAGTGCTCAGACATTTTATAATATTTGTACTATGTTCAAAGAAAACTATCCTAAGGAATACTACAAATCTTCCTTAAAAATGATAGGAAGCCATGATGTCCAAAGGGCAATGACTGAACTTGGAAGTGAAAGGAAATTTTTACTTGCAGTTACAATGCAGCTACTTTTTTTAGGCCCTGTGCTTATTTATTACGGAGATGAAGTTGGGCTCACTGGAGGAAAAGACCCTGAAAACAGAGCTACCTATCCATGGGATTCATATGAACACCTAGGATTTAAATATGAAGCTAAGACCAATCCTAGAAAAAATCTTAATGTTTTTAACCATTATAAAAAAATTCTTGAAATTAGAACAAATGAGCCTGTTATAAAAAAAGGCAATGTTAGCTATTTGGTTCTTTCAAAAAGATCTATAGCGTATAGAAGATTTGATGATAAAAACGAAATCTATGTAATTGCAAACAGCTCGGAGCTTTCAGAGGAAGTTATTATCGAGACAAATTCTAAAAAATTTATTGATTTATTAACAGGTGAAGAGCTTTTTGTAACTGGGGATAGGTTAGAACTTATTATCGATGGAGAATCTTCAAGAATCATAAAAAGAATGTAA